In the genome of Acidobacteriota bacterium, the window GAGATGAAGGTCCGACGCCCCCTTCGCCACGGCGATCTTCAACAGGTCATCTACTTTCATGGTGTTGCCCCGATTTACAGATTGGTTTCATCTTAATCCAGCCCCCCAGAGGTGTCAAGAAAATGTGTCCCGGCCGGCGGGACAGCCGTTTACAGCCTGGCGGTGACGTGTTATAAGGAGCCTGCAACGCCGCCGCTCCCGCGTGGGACGCTTCGGAGGCCCCTCATCTCAACCGATTCCCGCCCCCAACCCAAGATGCCAGTCACGACGCCGTTTGAACATCCCGACAACTGCCCGCTCGTGCTGGCGCCCATGGCGGAACTGAGCCACGCCGCCTTCCGGATGATGCTCCGGCGCCTCGGCGGCTGCGACGTCTATTTCACGGAGATGCTGTCCGCCGGCCGGCTGGTCCGCGAATCGGCGCACCGGTCGGTGTTCCTCATCCAGGATCCGGCCGAGACGGGGCTCGTCCACCAGATCGTCGGCGGCGACCCCGAGCTGATGGGCCGCGCCGCCGCCCTGCTCGAGTCGCGGGGCGTGGCCCGGGTGGACCTGAACATGGGCTGCGCCGCGCCGCGGCTCATCGCCAAGGGCCAGGGCGTCGCCCTGATGCGCGACCCGGACCGGGCCCGCGCCGTCGTGGCGTCCGTACGGCGGTCGTTCGGCGGCCACCTGAGCGCCAAGATCCGCCTGGGCTGGGCGGAGCACGCCGCCGGACTGCCGGATTTCTGCCGGATGCTGGGGGCGGAGGGCGTCCAGACGGTGACCGTCCACCCGCGCTGGCAGCATGAGAAATTCAAAGGGCGCGCCCGGTGGGACTACATCGCCCGGGTCCGCCAGTGGACCGGCGTGCCGGTGGTGGGGAACGGGGATGTGCTGACCTCGGCGGACGCACGCCGCCTCCGCGCCGAGACCGGCTGCGACGGCATCATGATCGGCCGCGGCGCCGCCATGCGGCCGGGACTGTTCCGGGAGATCGCCGACCCGGACGCTCCGCCGGCGGATCCGGCCGCGATCCTGGCGGAGTTCATCGCACTTCTGGAACAGTACCTGCCGCCGGAGCGGCGCCTCTCGCGGCTGAAGATCTTCACCCACTGGCTGGCCCAGCCGCTGGCCTTCGGCCACAACCTCCGTACGCGGGTGCAATCCGCCGGCAGCCTGGCGGAGGCCCGCGACCGGATCGCCGCCTTCTTCGCCGCCTGCCCCGCCGGTGCGTCCGGCGGCGCCGCGCCACCCGGCCGGACTTGAAACTCCTTTACAGCCGCCGGCGTTTCTCCTATATTGATCTTCCATCGATTCGGACCGGCCGGACCCGCGGCGGACGCAGCCGGAAGGAGCCCGGACACCAGGCGGGTCCGCCGGCGC includes:
- a CDS encoding tRNA-dihydrouridine synthase family protein, with product MPVTTPFEHPDNCPLVLAPMAELSHAAFRMMLRRLGGCDVYFTEMLSAGRLVRESAHRSVFLIQDPAETGLVHQIVGGDPELMGRAAALLESRGVARVDLNMGCAAPRLIAKGQGVALMRDPDRARAVVASVRRSFGGHLSAKIRLGWAEHAAGLPDFCRMLGAEGVQTVTVHPRWQHEKFKGRARWDYIARVRQWTGVPVVGNGDVLTSADARRLRAETGCDGIMIGRGAAMRPGLFREIADPDAPPADPAAILAEFIALLEQYLPPERRLSRLKIFTHWLAQPLAFGHNLRTRVQSAGSLAEARDRIAAFFAACPAGASGGAAPPGRT